The proteins below are encoded in one region of Bacillus vallismortis:
- a CDS encoding glycerophosphodiester phosphodiesterase, with product MYTIAHRGASGYAPENTFAAFDLAAEMNADMIELDVQLTKDRQIVVIHDDRVDRTTNGSGFVKDFTLEELRKLDAGSWYGPAFQGERIPTLEEVLKRYHKKIGLLIELKGHPSQIGIEKEAGQLLRQFSFSVDNIVQSFQFRSVQRFRELYPSFPTAVITRPNFGMLPRNQLKACQSIANYVNIKYTRLNRLMIASAHKHGLKVFAWTVKNQKTAAKLQAMGVDGIVTDYPDFIKKDGKYENV from the coding sequence GTGTACACCATTGCCCACCGCGGAGCATCAGGTTACGCTCCGGAAAATACGTTTGCCGCATTTGACCTCGCGGCGGAAATGAATGCAGATATGATCGAACTGGATGTCCAGCTTACAAAAGACAGGCAGATTGTTGTGATACACGATGACAGGGTTGACCGAACAACAAACGGATCGGGTTTTGTTAAGGATTTTACATTGGAGGAATTGAGAAAGCTAGATGCAGGGAGCTGGTACGGCCCCGCTTTTCAGGGAGAGCGCATTCCAACCTTGGAAGAGGTCCTCAAGCGCTATCACAAAAAAATCGGCCTACTAATTGAATTAAAAGGCCATCCATCTCAAATCGGAATTGAAAAAGAAGCGGGACAGCTGTTACGGCAATTTTCTTTTTCTGTCGATAATATTGTTCAATCCTTTCAGTTCCGCTCCGTCCAGAGGTTCCGTGAGCTTTATCCATCATTTCCGACAGCAGTTATTACAAGGCCCAACTTTGGCATGCTGCCCAGAAATCAGCTGAAGGCCTGCCAATCTATCGCAAACTATGTCAATATTAAATACACAAGACTCAATCGTCTGATGATCGCTTCTGCCCATAAACATGGCTTAAAAGTATTTGCATGGACTGTTAAAAACCAAAAAACAGCAGCGAAATTACAAGCCATGGGCGTGGACGGTATCGTAACAGACTACCCGGATTTCATCAAAAAGGATGGCAAATATGAAAATGTATAG
- a CDS encoding hemolysin family protein, with amino-acid sequence MDDIDSLILIGVLIALTAFFVASEFAIVRVRRSRIDQLITEGNKRAILAKRVITDLDEYLSASQLGITLTSIGLGVLGEPAFERLLHPLFEPLGLPESVSHAASFAVAYGMITFLHVVVGELAPKTVAIQKAEQLTLLIAGPLRLFYLLLFPFIWILNGSARLLCGMFGLKPASEHDGSHSEEELRMLLSESLKNGEINPSEYKYVNKIFEFDNRIAKEIMIPRKEIAAVSTEMTMAEMLEAMLKEKYTRWPVTDGDKDSVIGLVNTKHLFSDLLFMTEEERMKMTIHPYVRPVIEVIETIPVHDLLIKMQRERIHMAILSDEYGGTSGLVTTEDILEEIVGEIRDEFDEDEQPLIQNLGECHYVMDGKVRIDEVNSLLGASIQEDVDTIGGLILKENIDIETGESIRIGSYTIRVLKMDGRLIKQIEIKEEAGSTTGVTAHHTLPLPEPVMLNSATLSEK; translated from the coding sequence ATGGACGATATTGACAGTCTGATTTTAATTGGTGTGCTCATTGCTTTAACCGCGTTTTTCGTTGCAAGCGAGTTTGCAATTGTTAGAGTAAGGAGATCCAGAATTGATCAGCTTATCACGGAAGGAAACAAACGGGCGATACTCGCAAAGCGTGTCATTACAGATTTGGATGAATATTTATCCGCATCCCAGCTGGGCATTACATTGACATCAATCGGACTCGGCGTGCTGGGGGAGCCGGCATTTGAACGGCTGCTGCATCCATTGTTTGAACCGCTCGGCCTGCCGGAATCGGTTTCTCATGCGGCCTCTTTTGCGGTTGCGTACGGCATGATCACGTTCTTGCACGTTGTTGTGGGCGAACTGGCCCCGAAAACGGTCGCGATTCAAAAGGCAGAGCAGCTGACCTTGCTGATAGCGGGTCCATTGCGTTTATTTTATTTGCTCCTGTTTCCGTTTATTTGGATCCTCAATGGGTCTGCGCGGCTTTTATGCGGCATGTTCGGTTTAAAGCCTGCGTCAGAGCATGATGGTTCCCATTCTGAGGAAGAACTCAGAATGCTGTTGTCTGAGAGTTTGAAAAACGGAGAGATTAATCCGTCTGAATATAAATATGTAAATAAGATTTTTGAATTTGATAATCGGATCGCCAAAGAAATTATGATACCGCGGAAGGAAATAGCCGCTGTGTCAACAGAGATGACGATGGCAGAGATGCTTGAAGCCATGCTGAAGGAAAAATACACGCGCTGGCCTGTTACAGATGGGGACAAAGACAGTGTCATCGGTTTGGTCAATACGAAGCATTTGTTTTCTGATTTGCTGTTTATGACAGAAGAGGAACGAATGAAGATGACGATCCATCCGTATGTACGGCCTGTAATCGAAGTGATTGAAACCATCCCGGTTCATGACTTGCTGATTAAAATGCAGCGTGAACGCATTCATATGGCCATATTGTCGGATGAATACGGAGGAACCTCGGGGCTTGTGACCACAGAGGATATTCTTGAAGAAATTGTCGGCGAGATCCGAGATGAATTTGATGAGGATGAACAGCCGCTGATCCAAAACCTTGGCGAGTGCCATTATGTCATGGACGGTAAGGTTCGGATTGATGAGGTGAACAGCCTTCTCGGCGCATCGATTCAAGAAGACGTCGATACGATCGGCGGGCTGATATTGAAAGAAAACATCGATATTGAGACCGGTGAATCCATCCGCATCGGTTCCTATACAATAAGAGTGCTGAAGATGGACGGCCGATTAATCAAACAAATTGAGATAAAAGAAGAAGCCGGCAGCACAACCGGGGTTACGGCGCACCACACGCTGCCGCTGCCCGAGCCTGTGATGCTGAACAGTGCGACCTTGAGCGAGAAATAA
- a CDS encoding YhdX family protein has protein sequence MGKGRIRVEERIKAETDAEMQKATLLDQTQTKKSK, from the coding sequence ATGGGAAAAGGGAGAATCAGAGTGGAGGAAAGAATTAAAGCCGAAACGGACGCTGAAATGCAAAAAGCAACTCTCCTTGATCAGACACAAACGAAAAAAAGTAAGTGA
- the nhaC gene encoding Na+/H+ antiporter NhaC: MDSQKKLTFPLAVGLFILMLGIIISCLFLLHIEPHIPLFLCVITLSAAGLWCGFPWKTLEKGMADGIKNGVQPIIVLALIGILIGAWMYSGAIPSVTVYVLSFIEPSHLLLTALFSCMIISTLVGSSLTTVSTIGVALIGVASAAGVPLEWVAGAVICGACFGDKMSPMSDTTNFAAGIGEIPIFEHIRHMMGTTIPALLITVVLFYFLGLSVSADTASTDDIQHVITGIKDAANVTPWALLSPLLVVLLAVKRVPVIPVLTAGIISSGMLTAIFVPDSSIQGFMTALQHGTAFETDNEAAAKIINRGGLQSMMGSVSLIIIAFALGGLMEKIGLISALLEGVMKGIRSKGQLIAATVCSSIGVNLATGEQYLSILIPGQSFKTLYDKQNIQRKFLSRSLEDGGTLMNPLIPWGVCGAFMASALGVPVIDYIPFAFFLYISPMLSILVGFIKK, encoded by the coding sequence TTGGATTCTCAAAAAAAGCTGACGTTTCCGTTAGCCGTCGGTTTATTTATATTGATGTTAGGCATTATTATTTCTTGCTTGTTTTTGCTTCATATAGAACCGCATATCCCGCTGTTTCTATGTGTTATTACCCTTTCAGCAGCCGGTTTATGGTGCGGGTTCCCTTGGAAGACCCTAGAAAAAGGAATGGCCGATGGGATCAAGAACGGCGTACAGCCGATTATCGTTCTGGCGCTGATCGGTATCTTAATCGGCGCTTGGATGTACAGCGGCGCCATACCGTCCGTGACAGTTTATGTCCTGTCCTTTATTGAACCCAGCCATCTTCTTTTGACTGCTTTGTTTTCCTGCATGATCATCAGCACGCTTGTCGGCTCAAGCCTGACAACTGTGAGCACGATTGGAGTCGCACTGATCGGCGTGGCGAGCGCGGCCGGTGTTCCGCTTGAATGGGTGGCAGGTGCGGTCATATGCGGCGCATGCTTCGGTGATAAAATGTCGCCGATGTCGGATACAACCAATTTTGCCGCCGGTATAGGCGAAATACCGATTTTTGAACACATTCGCCATATGATGGGCACTACTATTCCGGCTTTGCTTATCACCGTCGTGCTGTTTTACTTTCTCGGTTTATCAGTATCCGCGGACACTGCTTCTACCGATGATATTCAACATGTCATAACCGGAATCAAGGATGCTGCGAATGTGACGCCATGGGCGCTTCTTTCACCGCTCTTAGTCGTTTTGCTGGCGGTTAAGCGTGTCCCCGTCATTCCCGTTCTGACTGCCGGAATTATTTCCTCGGGAATGTTAACGGCTATATTTGTCCCTGACAGCAGCATACAAGGGTTTATGACAGCTTTGCAACATGGCACGGCGTTCGAAACTGACAATGAGGCTGCCGCTAAAATCATCAACAGAGGCGGACTGCAATCCATGATGGGCTCAGTTTCGCTCATTATCATCGCTTTTGCACTCGGCGGATTGATGGAGAAAATCGGATTGATTTCCGCGCTGTTGGAGGGTGTCATGAAAGGCATCCGCTCAAAAGGCCAGCTGATTGCGGCAACTGTCTGTTCAAGCATCGGCGTCAATTTGGCAACCGGTGAACAATATTTATCGATACTAATACCGGGACAATCATTTAAAACCTTATACGACAAACAAAACATCCAGCGAAAATTTCTTTCCAGATCCTTAGAGGACGGCGGGACATTAATGAATCCGTTGATCCCTTGGGGCGTATGCGGAGCCTTTATGGCAAGCGCGCTTGGCGTTCCCGTCATAGACTATATCCCGTTTGCATTCTTCCTTTATATATCTCCGATGCTCTCAATTCTGGTTGGATTTATTAAAAAATAA
- the dat gene encoding D-amino-acid transaminase: MKVLVNGQLVGRSEASIDLEDRGYQFGDGIYEVIRVYKGVLFGLREHAERFFRSAAEIGISLPFSREDLEWDLQKLVQENAVSEGAVYIQTTRGVAPRKHQYEAGLEPQTTAYTFSVKKPQQEQAYGVAAITDEDLRWLRCDIKSLNLLYNVMTKQKAYEAGAFEAILIRDGVVTEGTSSNVYAVINGTVRTHPANRLILNGITRMNILGLIEKNGIKFDETPVSEEELKQAEEIFISSTTAEIIPVVALDGESVGSGIPGPVTKQLQAAFQESIQQAEIIPE; encoded by the coding sequence ATGAAGGTTTTAGTCAATGGCCAGCTGGTTGGGCGCAGCGAAGCTTCGATCGATTTGGAAGATCGCGGTTATCAGTTTGGCGATGGGATCTATGAGGTTATCAGGGTGTACAAAGGAGTTTTGTTCGGCTTGCGTGAGCATGCTGAGCGTTTTTTCAGAAGTGCGGCTGAAATTGGAATATCATTGCCGTTTAGTAGAGAAGACCTCGAGTGGGACCTGCAAAAGCTTGTACAGGAGAATGCGGTCAGTGAGGGAGCGGTATACATTCAGACGACAAGAGGTGTGGCGCCGCGAAAGCATCAGTATGAAGCTGGACTTGAGCCGCAGACGACTGCTTACACATTTTCTGTGAAAAAACCCCAGCAAGAACAGGCATACGGAGTGGCAGCCATTACAGATGAGGATCTTCGCTGGCTGAGATGTGACATTAAAAGTCTGAATTTACTGTATAATGTCATGACGAAGCAAAAGGCCTATGAAGCGGGAGCATTTGAGGCCATTTTAATTAGAGACGGTGTTGTTACGGAAGGTACATCCTCTAACGTTTACGCCGTTATCAACGGGACGGTGCGAACGCATCCGGCTAACAGGCTCATTCTTAATGGCATTACACGGATGAATATTTTAGGGCTGATTGAAAAGAACGGCATCAAGTTTGATGAGACGCCTGTCAGTGAGGAAGAACTGAAACAGGCGGAAGAGATCTTTATTTCATCAACGACGGCAGAGATCATTCCGGTTGTGGCGCTCGATGGAGAATCGGTCGGAAGCGGCATACCCGGACCGGTGACAAAACAGCTTCAGGCTGCTTTTCAAGAAAGCATTCAGCAGGCAGAGATCATTCCGGAATGA
- a CDS encoding fluoride efflux transporter FluC has translation MKMYSAVFIGGALGALLRYGINMWIQTDQFPAATWLENAAGSLLLGILTGFFMIRAKRPLLSAFIGTGFCGGFTTMSTFSKETVMLLQAQSSLAILYAAVSLTAGIVLALIGVLAGRRIAGNQQRKEMREN, from the coding sequence ATGAAAATGTATAGCGCGGTTTTTATCGGAGGCGCGCTTGGCGCCCTTCTCCGGTACGGAATAAACATGTGGATACAGACCGATCAGTTCCCGGCAGCAACCTGGCTCGAAAACGCGGCAGGCAGCCTTCTATTAGGCATTCTGACCGGTTTTTTTATGATCAGGGCAAAACGGCCTCTGCTGTCGGCTTTTATAGGCACTGGCTTTTGCGGCGGCTTTACAACAATGTCCACATTTTCTAAAGAAACGGTGATGCTTTTACAAGCACAATCCTCACTGGCTATTTTGTATGCGGCGGTATCATTGACAGCAGGAATCGTTCTTGCGCTGATCGGCGTACTGGCGGGACGGCGCATAGCCGGCAACCAGCAAAGAAAGGAGATGCGGGAAAATTGA
- the crcB gene encoding fluoride efflux transporter CrcB, which yields MTLAGILIAGGLGAMLRFWLGNVVTAKTKGLSLPIGILTINILGALGLGMFTGLHIAHDSASLIMGTGFFGAFTTFSTFSVESVQLLLAKRVMESILYITLTLCGSMLAFWCGWTIAT from the coding sequence TTGACACTGGCGGGTATTTTGATAGCGGGCGGCCTTGGCGCGATGCTGCGCTTTTGGCTTGGCAATGTCGTCACCGCCAAAACCAAAGGTCTTAGCCTGCCCATTGGCATACTAACAATTAATATTCTGGGAGCTCTTGGGCTGGGAATGTTTACAGGGCTTCACATCGCCCATGATTCGGCCTCCCTCATCATGGGCACGGGATTTTTCGGCGCCTTTACAACCTTTTCCACTTTCAGCGTTGAAAGTGTGCAGCTCCTGCTGGCCAAACGCGTTATGGAAAGCATCCTGTACATCACCCTAACGCTTTGCGGGTCAATGTTGGCGTTTTGGTGCGGCTGGACAATTGCAACGTAA
- a CDS encoding polysaccharide deacetylase family protein, giving the protein MRQTRGDTSPSAVSLAFKFASLAVLCVLLLMMVMLGYSNSSTKSKEVTVTTNGQLRNEKESLKLKSDSPDLLIKHLQTKQNMGDKTVYLTFDDGPSAYTNRLLDVLKQADVKATFFMLSPRMIEFKQAVKRSEKEGHALGLHGVTHNNKLFYQTPTSPLKEMQAARDTLQDITGYKTDLVRTPYGSKPSLTASQVRNLEKGGFVYWDWTIDSMDWKYRNSKYVTAVLQQLENMEHSHSSRPYVILMHDLPATVNALPALIHKLKEKGYSFGVLEDTMVPVHE; this is encoded by the coding sequence ATGCGACAAACGAGAGGAGACACTTCTCCATCTGCAGTTTCGCTTGCTTTTAAATTTGCAAGTTTAGCAGTTTTATGTGTACTGCTTTTGATGATGGTGATGTTGGGTTATTCCAACAGCTCAACGAAATCAAAGGAAGTCACTGTCACAACAAACGGCCAGCTTCGCAATGAGAAGGAAAGCTTGAAGCTGAAAAGCGACTCCCCCGATCTGCTGATCAAACATCTGCAGACGAAACAGAACATGGGAGACAAAACGGTTTACCTAACCTTCGATGACGGCCCGTCAGCCTATACAAACCGCTTGCTCGACGTACTGAAACAAGCTGATGTCAAAGCGACATTTTTTATGCTGTCACCGCGGATGATTGAATTCAAACAAGCTGTGAAAAGGTCGGAGAAGGAAGGCCATGCACTCGGTTTACACGGCGTCACCCATAATAACAAATTATTCTATCAAACACCGACATCTCCGTTAAAGGAAATGCAGGCGGCGCGTGATACGCTGCAAGACATTACAGGATATAAAACCGATCTTGTCAGAACGCCATACGGCAGCAAGCCGTCACTGACCGCCTCACAAGTCCGCAATCTTGAGAAAGGCGGTTTTGTGTACTGGGATTGGACCATTGACAGCATGGACTGGAAATACCGGAATTCAAAATATGTGACGGCCGTACTACAGCAGCTGGAGAATATGGAACATAGCCATTCAAGCAGGCCATATGTCATTCTCATGCATGATCTTCCGGCTACTGTGAACGCGCTGCCGGCATTAATCCATAAGCTAAAAGAAAAAGGCTATTCCTTTGGAGTGTTAGAGGACACAATGGTTCCTGTTCACGAATAA
- a CDS encoding mechanosensitive ion channel family protein: MLDDLQQYFTLDKMIQIGISLAILLVFLILRKLFTRYFFQLLFNLTNRRKTEIFKQVVVAFEKPARWFFVALGLFLAIRYSPFLDEQMPLISNIYRSLIVALLCWGLCNLTAASSFIFHKVNQRFELDMDDILAPFLSKLLRFVIIALSVSVIAQEFNYDVNGFVAGLGLGGLAFALAAKDTISNFFGGIIIITEKPFTIGDWVETSTVTGSVEDITFRSTRFRTAQGALVTVPNSTLSMEAITNWTRMTKRQITFSIHVSYATPIENLDRSIRSLRTMLLEHEGVDNETIMVNFDTFADSYYNLFFNFYTKTAVWAENLDVREDINYKIIEILAAEGVEFAYPGQMVFVKQKHQNDPFQVNGSKEEKERA; the protein is encoded by the coding sequence ATGCTAGATGATCTGCAGCAATACTTCACACTCGATAAAATGATACAAATCGGCATCAGCTTAGCGATTTTGCTGGTGTTTCTTATACTTAGAAAACTGTTTACAAGATATTTCTTTCAGTTGCTTTTTAATCTCACGAATCGGCGGAAAACAGAAATTTTCAAACAGGTGGTTGTGGCATTTGAAAAGCCGGCCAGATGGTTTTTTGTGGCATTAGGGCTGTTTTTAGCGATCCGGTATTCACCGTTTTTAGACGAACAAATGCCTCTCATCAGCAACATATACCGCTCACTGATTGTGGCGCTTTTGTGCTGGGGGCTTTGTAATTTGACCGCAGCGTCGTCGTTTATCTTCCATAAGGTGAATCAGCGCTTCGAGCTGGACATGGATGACATTCTGGCGCCGTTTTTGTCCAAATTGCTTCGTTTTGTCATCATTGCGCTCAGTGTCAGTGTGATCGCTCAGGAATTCAATTATGATGTCAATGGATTTGTGGCAGGCCTCGGACTTGGCGGACTTGCTTTTGCGCTTGCAGCGAAGGATACCATCAGCAACTTCTTCGGCGGAATCATTATTATTACCGAAAAGCCGTTTACCATCGGTGACTGGGTGGAGACGTCGACGGTAACGGGCTCAGTAGAGGATATTACCTTCAGAAGCACGAGATTCAGAACCGCACAGGGGGCGCTTGTAACGGTGCCGAACTCTACGCTGTCGATGGAAGCGATCACGAACTGGACAAGAATGACCAAACGCCAGATCACGTTTTCCATCCATGTGTCTTACGCAACGCCGATTGAGAACCTCGATCGCTCCATTCGTTCTCTCAGAACCATGCTTTTAGAACATGAGGGCGTTGATAATGAAACGATCATGGTCAACTTTGATACGTTTGCCGACAGCTACTACAATTTATTTTTCAACTTCTATACAAAAACAGCGGTTTGGGCTGAAAACCTCGATGTTAGAGAGGATATTAACTATAAAATCATTGAAATCCTCGCCGCAGAAGGCGTCGAGTTCGCATATCCCGGCCAAATGGTTTTTGTAAAGCAAAAACATCAAAATGATCCGTTCCAAGTGAATGGTAGTAAAGAAGAAAAGGAACGGGCTTAA
- a CDS encoding universal stress protein has product MFHAERIIVAFDGSENSKRALQTAIDLAKTVNATITIAHSHDVKDTQTIIDPPRPEAGASYIGGGMTNVPDPLISDVAPTQPVIYEDRTEEVIAEARMMLNDQQADGDIDIVEGDAAESIIEHANRISADLIVTGSRDQNKLKKLLFGSVSEKLSAKSDIPVLIVK; this is encoded by the coding sequence ATGTTTCATGCTGAACGTATTATCGTTGCGTTTGACGGAAGTGAAAACAGTAAGAGGGCGCTTCAGACAGCCATTGACCTTGCTAAAACCGTAAATGCCACCATTACCATCGCCCATTCACATGATGTGAAGGACACTCAGACCATCATCGACCCGCCAAGGCCTGAAGCGGGAGCAAGCTATATTGGCGGTGGCATGACGAATGTTCCTGATCCTCTTATATCAGATGTCGCACCAACTCAGCCAGTCATCTACGAAGACCGTACGGAAGAAGTCATCGCCGAAGCCAGAATGATGCTCAATGACCAGCAGGCCGATGGAGATATTGATATAGTAGAAGGCGATGCGGCAGAGTCCATTATTGAGCATGCAAACCGCATTTCCGCCGATTTGATCGTAACCGGAAGCAGAGACCAAAACAAGCTGAAAAAGTTATTATTTGGAAGTGTGAGCGAAAAACTTTCAGCGAAATCAGATATACCCGTCCTGATTGTAAAGTGA
- a CDS encoding NAD-dependent protein deacylase, whose translation MEAFKHILNEAQRIVVLTGAGMSTESGIPDFRSAGGIWTEDASRMEAMSLEYFLSHPRLFWPKFKELFQMKMSGSFEPNEGHLLLAELEKQGKQVDIFTQNIDGLHKKAGSRHVYELHGSIQTGACPACGAQYELPHLLEREVPECTAAGKDGGICGTVLKTDVVLFGDAVLHFETLYEKLDQADLLLVIGTSLEVAPARFVPEDASRIPGMKKVIINLEPTYCDSLFDMVIHKKIGEFARSLGIKK comes from the coding sequence TTGGAAGCATTCAAACATATTCTAAATGAAGCACAGCGAATTGTCGTGCTGACCGGAGCTGGAATGAGCACTGAATCAGGAATTCCCGACTTTCGTTCAGCAGGGGGGATTTGGACGGAGGATGCCTCAAGAATGGAAGCGATGAGCCTTGAGTATTTTTTGAGCCACCCGCGTCTGTTTTGGCCCAAATTTAAAGAATTGTTCCAGATGAAAATGAGCGGCAGCTTTGAACCGAATGAAGGGCACTTGCTTTTAGCTGAGCTGGAGAAGCAAGGGAAGCAGGTCGATATCTTTACGCAAAACATTGATGGACTTCATAAAAAAGCCGGAAGCAGACATGTGTACGAATTGCATGGTTCTATTCAGACAGGAGCCTGCCCGGCATGCGGCGCACAGTATGAGTTGCCTCATTTGCTAGAGCGGGAGGTGCCGGAGTGTACGGCGGCCGGAAAAGATGGTGGGATTTGCGGAACGGTATTAAAAACCGATGTGGTTCTCTTTGGCGATGCCGTCTTGCACTTTGAGACCCTTTATGAAAAGCTGGATCAAGCAGATCTTTTATTGGTCATCGGCACGTCTCTCGAAGTCGCTCCGGCAAGGTTTGTGCCTGAGGACGCAAGCCGGATTCCCGGCATGAAGAAAGTCATTATTAACCTAGAGCCGACGTATTGCGACAGCTTGTTTGACATGGTCATTCATAAAAAAATTGGAGAGTTTGCCCGAAGTTTGGGAATAAAAAAGTGA
- the bmrC gene encoding multidrug ABC transporter ATP-binding protein BmrC, translating to MFSVLKKLGWFFKAYWLRYTIAIVLLLGVNVIEMFPPKLLGNAIDDMKSGAFTADGLLFYIGIFIVLTAVVYIMSYFWMHQLFGGANLMERILRTKLMGHLLAMSPPFYEKNRTGDLMARGTNDLQAVSLTTGFGILTLVDSTMFMMTIFLTMGFLISWKLTFAAILPLPIMAIAISLYGSKIHERFTEAQNAFGALNDKVLESVSGVRVIRAYVQETNDVRRFHEMTADVYQKNMKVAFIDALFEPTVKLLVGVSYLIGLGYGAFLVFRNELTLGELVSFNVYLGMMIWPMFAISELINVMQRGNASLDRVNETLSYEPDVTDPKQPAELKEPGDIVFSHVSFTYPSSTSSNIQDVSFAVQKGQTVGIAGKTGSGKTTIIKQLLRQYPAGKGSITFSGIPIQQIPLDRLRGWIGYVPQDHLLFSRTVKENILYGKQDASDEEVRQAIAEAHFEKDVHMLPSGLETMVGEKGVALSGGQKQRISIARALMANPEILILDDSLSAVDAKTEATIISNIKENRKGKTTFILTHRLSAVEHADLILVMDGGVIAERGTHQELMANNGWYREQYERQQLFTAEEGGAGA from the coding sequence ATGTTCTCAGTATTGAAAAAGCTTGGCTGGTTTTTTAAAGCATACTGGCTGCGCTATACGATTGCGATTGTGCTCTTATTAGGAGTCAATGTCATTGAAATGTTTCCGCCGAAGCTCTTGGGAAACGCCATAGATGATATGAAATCTGGGGCGTTTACTGCGGATGGGCTGCTGTTTTATATCGGTATCTTTATTGTGCTGACGGCGGTCGTGTATATCATGTCTTATTTTTGGATGCACCAGCTGTTTGGCGGAGCGAATCTGATGGAGAGAATTCTTCGTACGAAGCTGATGGGGCATCTGCTAGCCATGTCTCCGCCGTTTTATGAAAAGAACCGGACAGGCGATTTGATGGCGCGGGGGACAAATGACCTTCAGGCTGTCAGTTTAACGACGGGGTTTGGCATCTTGACATTAGTCGATTCTACGATGTTTATGATGACGATCTTTTTGACGATGGGATTTCTGATCAGCTGGAAGCTGACCTTTGCCGCCATTCTCCCGCTTCCTATTATGGCGATTGCCATCAGTCTATACGGAAGTAAAATTCATGAGCGGTTTACGGAGGCCCAAAATGCGTTCGGGGCGCTGAATGACAAGGTGCTTGAATCTGTTTCAGGCGTGCGGGTGATTCGCGCGTATGTGCAGGAAACAAACGATGTCCGCCGGTTTCATGAAATGACCGCTGATGTTTACCAGAAAAATATGAAAGTGGCATTTATAGATGCGCTGTTTGAGCCGACAGTGAAGCTGCTTGTCGGCGTCAGCTATCTGATCGGGCTCGGTTATGGAGCGTTTCTTGTGTTTCGGAATGAACTGACGCTTGGCGAGCTTGTTTCCTTTAACGTTTATCTCGGCATGATGATTTGGCCGATGTTTGCAATCAGTGAACTCATTAATGTGATGCAACGCGGCAATGCGTCATTAGACAGGGTGAATGAAACTCTTTCTTATGAGCCGGACGTGACAGATCCAAAGCAGCCCGCTGAACTGAAAGAGCCTGGAGATATTGTTTTCAGCCATGTCAGCTTTACATATCCAAGCTCAACAAGCAGCAATATTCAAGATGTTTCGTTTGCGGTGCAAAAAGGGCAGACTGTCGGGATTGCCGGGAAAACCGGGAGCGGAAAAACGACGATTATTAAGCAGCTTTTGCGCCAGTATCCCGCAGGCAAAGGGAGCATCACGTTCTCAGGCATACCAATTCAGCAGATCCCTCTTGACCGGCTACGCGGGTGGATTGGATATGTGCCGCAGGATCATTTGCTGTTCTCGCGGACGGTAAAAGAAAATATTCTATACGGAAAACAGGATGCGAGTGATGAAGAGGTTCGGCAAGCCATTGCCGAAGCACATTTTGAAAAGGATGTGCACATGCTTCCGTCCGGCTTGGAGACAATGGTCGGCGAAAAAGGCGTGGCGCTGTCCGGCGGGCAGAAACAAAGAATTTCGATTGCGAGAGCCCTTATGGCGAATCCGGAGATTTTGATCCTGGATGATTCGCTTTCTGCTGTGGATGCCAAAACAGAGGCGACGATTATCAGCAATATCAAAGAAAACCGCAAAGGAAAAACAACATTTATTTTGACGCACCGTTTATCCGCGGTAGAGCATGCTGACTTGATCCTTGTGATGGACGGCGGCGTGATTGCTGAGAGAGGCACCCATCAAGAGCTGATGGCCAATAATGGGTGGTACCGGGAACAATATGAAAGACAGCAGCTGTTCACTGCGGAAGAAGGGGGAGCAGGGGCATGA